The nucleotide window CAGTAGATAGAATTGCTTAATGTAACGAATCGGCATGATCGATTAGCACGATCTCACGGCCCATGCTATGGTGAGACTGTAGCACTTATTGACTACCGGGGCGGCAAGGCCCCGTGGCGGGAGGACTGAGGAAGCCGTGAAGGCCAAGGTGGCGATCAACGGCTTTGGGCGCATCGGCCGCATGGTCTGCCGGAGGCTGCTAACCCACCCTGATCTCGACGTGGCAGCCATTAACGCATCGTATGACGCCCGTACCCTGGCCCACCTGCTGAAGTACGACACGGTCCACGGCCGGCTGGACGCCCAGGTAACCGCGGGCGACGGCGAGATCCTGGTCGACGGGCGCCCCATCAGGCTGGTCGCCCAGCGGGATGCGGCCCTGCTCCCCTGGGAGGAGCTCGGCATCGACATCGTGATCGAGGCGACGGGCAAGTACAAGGAGCGGGAACGGGCCGCGCTGCACCTGCAGGCCGGCGCCCGGAAGGTCATCATCACCACGGCCACCAAGGATCCAGACGTCACCATCGTGATGGGCGTCAACGCAGACGCCTACTGCACCGACCGCCACCACGTGATCGCGGCGGCCTCCTGTACCACCAACTGCCTCGCCCCGGTGGCCAAGGTCCTGCACGAGGCCTTCGGCATCGAGAGCGGGCTGATGACCACGGTGCACGCCTACACCAACGACCAGAACATGCTGGATAACCCGCACCGCGACCTGCGCCGGGCGCGGTCGGCGACCGCCTCGATCATCCCCACCACCACCGGCGCGGCCCGCGCGGTGGCGCAGGTGCTGCCCGAGCTCAAGGGCCGCCTGAACGGCTTTGCGCTGCGCGTACCCACGCCGGACGTCTCGGTCGTCGACCTGGTCGCCCGCCTCGCCCGCCCGGCGGCGCGGGAGGAGATCAACCAGGCGCTGCGGGAGGCCTCCGAGGGCCCGCTCCGGGGGATCCTGGCGTACACCGAGGAGGAGCTGGTCTCGGTCGACTTCGTCGGCAATGACCACTCCGCCATCGTGGACGGCTCCCTGACCATGGTCGGCCCCGACAACGTCGCCAAGGTGGTCGCCTGGTACGACAACGAGTGGGGCTACTCGTGCCGGGTGGTCGACCTGGCCGCCATGGTCGCCCGCCAGCTCTCCGCCGCGCGGCCCGAGCAGGTCGCCGCGGACTAGACCGATCTCGCGCAGACTACCTCCGGGAGGTGATCTGCGTGAGCCAGGGCCAGCCGCCCCGGGGCCGGACAGGCCAGAAGGTCGAGGATCCGGGCACCTACAAGTGCGAGGACAACTCCCGGTGGACCTACAACGTCGGCGACGAGTTCCGGGAATGCCCCTCCACGGGGAAGCCCACCGTGTGGGAGAAGACCAGCGAACCGGACCACGCCGACAGCCGGTAGACAGAAACGGCGACCGCATGTGCCGAACCTCGGCACGTGCGGTCGCCCTCTTACTGTTGAGGTGGCTAGTAGCCCCGGTCGCGGTCCACCACGCCAACCAGGGGCTCGCCCCGCTCGAACCGCCCGAGGTTGGCGACGAAGTACTCCACCGCCTCCGCGGGGCGGGTGAGGCCGCTCAGGTGCGGCGTCACCGTGATGTTGGGCTCCGTCCAGAACGGGTGGTCCGGGGGCAGCGGCTCCTGCCTGAAGACGTCGAGGACGGCGTGGATGCGCCCGCTGCGCACCGCCCGCAGGATGGCGTCCTCGTCGATCGTCGCGCCGCGCCCCACGTTGATCAGCACCGCCCCCTCCTTCATCGCCTCGGGGTCGATGAGCCCGCGGCACTCGGGCGTGTCGGGCAAGGTGCTCACCAGGTAGTCGACGCCAGCCGTGAACGCGCGCACCTGGTCCGGCGTGAACAGCCGGTCCACGTGGGGCCGGTCCCCCGGGGTGCGGGCCAGGCCCCAGACCTCCATGCCGAATGCCTTCCCCCGGGCCGCCATGGCCAGGCCGATGGAGCCCACCCCGGCGATGCCCAGCCGTGCGCCGGCCAGCCGCCCGGCCATGAACGGCTTCCAGAGCCGGTCCGCCTGCTGGGCGTACTGCCGCTGCAGGCGCTGGGCGTGGGCCAGCATGTGGGCGAACACGTACTCGCTCATCGGAACGCCGAAGAGCCCCACCACCCGGGTGACGAGCACGGTATCCGGC belongs to Symbiobacterium terraclitae and includes:
- the gap gene encoding type I glyceraldehyde-3-phosphate dehydrogenase, which produces MKAKVAINGFGRIGRMVCRRLLTHPDLDVAAINASYDARTLAHLLKYDTVHGRLDAQVTAGDGEILVDGRPIRLVAQRDAALLPWEELGIDIVIEATGKYKERERAALHLQAGARKVIITTATKDPDVTIVMGVNADAYCTDRHHVIAAASCTTNCLAPVAKVLHEAFGIESGLMTTVHAYTNDQNMLDNPHRDLRRARSATASIIPTTTGAARAVAQVLPELKGRLNGFALRVPTPDVSVVDLVARLARPAAREEINQALREASEGPLRGILAYTEEELVSVDFVGNDHSAIVDGSLTMVGPDNVAKVVAWYDNEWGYSCRVVDLAAMVARQLSAARPEQVAAD
- a CDS encoding D-2-hydroxyacid dehydrogenase yields the protein MSRVILVYNEAAASTYADQLARLLPSSAGYRIFPCTSREEAARAVGEAEIIFCWRFPTDLFREARRLRWVQAMGAGVEDLVIAPLPDTVLVTRVVGLFGVPMSEYVFAHMLAHAQRLQRQYAQQADRLWKPFMAGRLAGARLGIAGVGSIGLAMAARGKAFGMEVWGLARTPGDRPHVDRLFTPDQVRAFTAGVDYLVSTLPDTPECRGLIDPEAMKEGAVLINVGRGATIDEDAILRAVRSGRIHAVLDVFRQEPLPPDHPFWTEPNITVTPHLSGLTRPAEAVEYFVANLGRFERGEPLVGVVDRDRGY